From a region of the Neobacillus niacini genome:
- a CDS encoding PAS domain S-box protein, with protein sequence MRYEIKNSDLSSFVESCKPLLLGMPYPCYVMDLEGSIVFSNEAVQGLTGCERHPDYQWNFVSFLEEEEIDKTIEHINTVLKGERKSIQTKIRNRNGHVIDVNILSIPVKVDGVILGICGYITSTANEKNLSPSTTRN encoded by the coding sequence TTGAGATATGAGATCAAAAATTCAGATTTAAGTTCCTTCGTTGAAAGTTGTAAACCCTTACTTTTGGGTATGCCATATCCATGTTACGTAATGGATTTGGAGGGCAGTATTGTTTTTTCGAATGAAGCCGTTCAAGGATTAACAGGATGTGAAAGACATCCTGATTATCAATGGAATTTTGTCTCGTTTTTAGAAGAAGAAGAGATTGATAAGACGATTGAGCATATTAATACTGTCCTCAAAGGAGAAAGGAAGAGTATTCAAACAAAGATTAGAAATCGGAACGGTCATGTAATAGATGTAAATATCCTTTCTATTCCCGTTAAAGTAGATGGTGTAATTCTAGGTATTTGCGGCTATATTACCAGCACAGCAAATGAAAAGAATCTTTCACCTTCCACTACTCGGAACTAG